The Acomys russatus chromosome 3, mAcoRus1.1, whole genome shotgun sequence genome has a window encoding:
- the LOC127209348 gene encoding histone H2B type 1-F/J/L, with the protein MPEPAKSAPAPKKGSKKAVTKAQKKDGKKRKRSRKESYSVYVYKVLKQVHPDTGISSKAMGIMNSFVNDIFERIASEASRLAHYNKRSTITSREIQTAVRLLLPGELAKHAVSEGTKAVTKYTSSK; encoded by the coding sequence ATGCCTGAGCCCGCGAAGTCCGCTCCTGCCCCGAAGAAGGGCTCCAAGAAAGCCGTGACCAAGGCGCAGAAGAAGGACGGCAAGAAGCGCAAGCGCAGCCGCAAGGAGAGCTACTCCGTGTACGTGTACAAGGTGCTGAAGCAGGTGCACCCCGACACGGGCATCTCGTCCAAGGCCATGGGCATCATGAACTCGTTCGTCAACGACATCTTCGAGCGCATCGCCAGCGAGGCGTCGCGCCTGGCGCACTACAACAAGCGCTCGACCATCACGTCGCGGGAGATCCAGACGGCCGTGCGCCTGCTGCTGCCCGGGGAGCTGGCCAAGCACGCCGTGTCGGAGGGCACCAAGGCCGTCACCAAGTACACCAGCTCCAAGTGA
- the LOC127209223 gene encoding histone H2A type 1-B, producing the protein MSGRGKQGGKARAKAKTRSSRAGLQFPVGRVHRLLRKGNYSERVGAGAPVYLAAVLEYLTAEILELAGNAARDNKKTRIIPRHLQLAIRNDEELNKLLGRVTIAQGGVLPNIQAVLLPKKTESHHKAKGK; encoded by the coding sequence ATGTCTGGACGCGGCAAACAGGGCGGTAAGGCTCGCGCCAAGGCCAAGACGCGCTCGTCCCGCGCCGGCCTGCAGTTCCCCGTGGGCCGCGTGCACCGCCTGCTGCGCAAGGGCAACTACTCGGAGCGGGTGGGCGCCGGCGCCCCGGTCTACCTGGCGGCCGTGCTGGAGTACCTGACGGCCGAGATCTTGGAGCTGGCCGGCAACGCGGCCCGCGACAACAAGAAGACGCGCATCATCCCGCGACACCTGCAGTTGGCCATCCGCAACGACGAGGAGCTCAACAAGCTGCTGGGACGCGTCACCATTGCGCAGGGCGGCGTCCTGCCCAACATCCAGGCGGTGCTGCTGCCCAAGAAGACCGAGAGCCACCACAAGGCCAAGGGAAAATAA